In Pirellula sp. SH-Sr6A, the DNA window GCGCTGCCGATGCGATGTCCTGCATCTTGACGGTGGTTGCAGGGCAACAGGGAATGTTCAGTAGGTCGCGTAGAAATTCCGACGCTAGGCGTTTGCTTTGGCGAAAGTGTCCCATCAGTAATGCGGTAAATGCAATCAGCCTCGGTCCGGACTGTCCACTCGGTACACCTATTGGAAGCTCAGCACATGTTGTTGTGCCGCATCGGGTGCAATGGAGTCGATGACGCTGGTATTCGGTGATGAAAGCCTTGATGACCGGAAGTTCATAAACTTGGTGACGGATAGGTGAAGAATCTTCGCCGGACAGTGGTTTTTGGCAACAACGGCACGTCGAAGGCATCAGCGCAATTATAGAGTCGCATTGGTCAACCGGGACCAACGCACGCTGGTGGCGAGGGTGTCCCTTTTGTCCACCACGACTTTTACCGCTCTTGGGTTTGTTCTTAAGAGCTTTGGCGTGGGGATGCACGCTGCTTGGCGGTATTGAGGAATTCTGAGGGGTCAGTTTCTTGACTTGAGATTCGAGATCCGAGATTTTCGCATTTAAATCAACGATCTGCGATTGCAGGATGTTGATCTGGGACTGAAAGCCAGCAATCAACGCGTGCACAAAAGCCCGAACCGCCGGAGTCATCTCGGCGTCGATTTCAGCAGGGATCAGCGGATGGGATGATGTTGGTGGAGACACGATAATCTATGTCGTGTCCCAAACACCTCTTCCGTGTCTAGATCAGTTTTTCCATTTTGTTGGCGCGACCCGTGAACGGTTACGGTTTGTTCTGGTAAACCAAATCTTGAGCAAGTGAGGCCTCTTATTTGAATAGCAGTTTATCGCTGCTGGAATGCGAGCTAAAACTTAAGTTCAATAAGAACCTGAACTTCCGAAATCAGAAGAAAAGCGCAAGTGCCATTCGGGGGGATCCCCAGCAATTGAAGCCCCCTCGCTCTTCTTTTAGCTGTAAGCCTTCGCCTCACGATATCTGCCGGGTAAGAGAATCCACGAGAGCGCCCGTCAAAGATTGCAAGGCTTCCGAGGAATCTCCCGTGGAAATACCTTTGACGTAAAGCGATGGGATGATCTCGTCGATCGCCTTCGAACGACGAAGGTAGGGCGAAAGAATGCTGGAGGAGAATTGAACGCGATCGTCGGCCTCTGGTGATTTATCGCGATCACGGGGCTGTTGGATTTCGAAGGTTCCTGCCCTCGTCACCAACTCGCTTGACGGCAAGTATCGATTTTGAACCACTTGTCGCCTTCCCTCATTGTCGACTTCGTTCGAATGCCGTTTTAGGAACGCGTCGACCTCGCTTCCGAAAACAGTTTGCAGCATCCTTCTCGCCCCGTCTTGGATAATTGGGGCGAGGACGCTTCTGGCGTTCTCGACGGCTCCAAACTTAAGAACTTCCCTCCCATTCAATGGTTCAGAAGCATCGAATACCATATTTTTCATCTCGGCGTACT includes these proteins:
- a CDS encoding transposase produces the protein MKNMVFDASEPLNGREVLKFGAVENARSVLAPIIQDGARRMLQTVFGSEVDAFLKRHSNEVDNEGRRQVVQNRYLPSSELVTRAGTFEIQQPRDRDKSPEADDRVQFSSSILSPYLRRSKAIDEIIPSLYVKGISTGDSSEALQSLTGALVDSLTRQIS